In Delphinus delphis chromosome 18, mDelDel1.2, whole genome shotgun sequence, the following proteins share a genomic window:
- the AKAP11 gene encoding A-kinase anchor protein 11: MDQYANRLAYRSVKSGLQEASKTATMKCNSKMFPVQSSQVKTNDELLLFLSKEHQQGVDKKRQSKISGGYLHKNPTCEWTRDTCRNECLELYSFSASLAHNITRDVKRELTASAVGLPKSLTDSCLYEKNGCDEDAESHFEPEFPTSLQPSSQNHRFSHSTGSLSGRGYGETVVPAVEQYASKVVDDALELSSGSAVFHVSETTKAADRVTYAEKLSPLVSQTCRYCDGKELHDCTGNSCPHFPRPDSLAGSKPVSNSKFSNVYQKSRVFRLDVPQIHIDLDKKTVLAEKIVAEAIEKAERELSSTSLAAESGIGQDGVIFAESLTTEIMTSAMRNVGQAVSSPKEIEDFRSTESFGSQQMNLSIGDDSTGSWSNLSFEDEHQDESSSFHHLSESNGNSSSWSSLALEGDLYEDNLSFPTSDSDGPDDKDEEHEDDVEGSEQDGNTLLITNVDTEPCTVDPQLRIILQWLVASEAKVAELYFHDSAKKEFIQLSRRLQEKGWKVGDLLQAVLKYYEAVEKMSNDERSESLFDWLLENA; the protein is encoded by the exons ATGGACCAGtatgccaatagacttgcttatCGGTCTGTTAAGTCAGGATTACAAGAAGCATCTAAGACAGCCACAATGAAGTGCAACTCAAAAATGTTCCCTGTGCAGAGCTCACAGGTGAAAACCAATGATGAACTGTTACTCTTCTTAAGTAAAGAACACCAGCAAGGAGTagataaaaaaagacaaagtaaaataagTGGAGGTTACCTGCATAAAAACCCGACTTGTGAATGGACACGGGATACGTGCAGAAATGAGTGCTTGGAACTGTATAGTTTTTCAGCCTCTCTCGCTCACAACATTACAAGAGATGTTAAAAGAGAGCTGACGGCATCTGCAGTTGGCTTGCCAAAATCCTTAACAGATTCTTGCCTTTATGAAAAAAATGGATGCGACGAAGATGCCGAGTCTCACTTCGAGCCAGAATTTCCCACGTCTCTTCAGCCTTCCTCACAAAATCACAGATTTTCCCACAGCACCGGCAGCTTGAGTGGGCGTGGTTACGGAGAGACTGTTGTTCCAGCTGTAGAACAGTACGCTAGCAAAGTAGTGGATGACGCTttagagctgagttcaggatctGCAGTCTTCCACGTGTCTGAGACCACAAAAGCGGCCGATAGGGTCACTTATGCAGAAAAGTTGTCGCCTCTGGTAAGTCAGACTTGCAGGTATTGTGACGGGAAAGAGCTCCATGACTGCACTGGAAATTCATGTCCACACTTTCCCAGACCAGATTCACTTGCTGGTAGTAAGCCAGTTTCTAATTCAAAATTTAGCAACGTCTACCAGAAATCTAGGGTTTTTCGTCTCGATGTCCCTCAGATTCACATTGATCTTGATAAGAAGACAGTGCTTGCTGAGAAGATAGTTGCAGAAGCGattgaaaaggcagagagagagctgaGCAGTACCAGTTTGGCAGCTGAGAGTGGGATCGGACAGGACGGTGTCATCTTTGCTGAAAGCCTCACTACTGAGATAATGACGTCGGCGATGAGGAATGTTGGTCAGGCCGTTAGCAG tccaaaagaaatagaagactttCGGTCAACTGAGTCTTTTGGTAGCCAGCAGATGAATCTCAGTATTGGTGATGACAGCACTGGTAGCTGGTCCAATTTAAGTTTTGAAGATGAACACCAGGATGAAAGCAGTAGTTTTCATCATCTAAGTGAAAG TAATGGTAACAGCAGTAGCTGGAGCAGTCTTGCTTTAGAAGGAGATTTGTATGAGGACAATTTATCCTTTCCAACATCAGACAG TGATGGGCCAGATGATAAAGATGAAGAGCATGAGGATGATGTAGAAG GTTCAGAGCAAGATGGAAATACTCTGCTAATTACGAATGTTGACACGGAGCCATGCACAGTAGACCCCCAGCTAAGGATTATTCTTCAGTGGCTCGTTGCCTCTGAGGCCAAAGTTGCAGAACTTTATTTTCATGACTCTGCAAAGAAGGAGTTTATACAA CTTTCAAGACGATTACAAGAAAAAGGCTGGAAAGTGGGAGACCTCCTGCAGGCTGTGCTTAAATACTATGAGGCGGTGGAGAAGATGTCCAACGACGAGAGATCTGAGTCCCTGTTTGATTGGCTCTTGGAAAATGCATAG